TCCTGTGGGAGCAGGTCGTGCCGAGCTTCCGCGGCATGAACATCCTGACTCCGGTGCCCTTCGGAGACGGAGTCTTCACCAGCTCTTACCAGAATAAGTCATGGCTCTACCGAGTATCTGAGGCCGATGGAAAGTTCACCTGTGCTGAAGGTTGGAACAACAGCGCGCAAGGTTACATGTCCACCCCAGTGGTCATCGAGGATCACGCCTACCTGCACCTGCAAAATCAGCGATTCACCTGCATCGACCTTCGCACCGGTGAACGCAAATGGACTTCCACGCCCCATGGCAAGTATTGCAGCTTAGTTGCACAGAACGATCTGATTCTCGCATTGGACGAGCGGGGAGTGCTCTTGCTTCTGCGGGCGAATCCGCGGGAATTCGACCTGCTCGACGAGAGGAAGGTGAGCGACGATGATGCGTGGGCGCACATTGCTGTCAGTGGAGAAGACCTAATCGTGCGAGAACTCAACGCTGTCAGCGTCTTTCGCTGGAAAGCCGGTGGTGATTGATCACGATGGCCTGGCTCCGCGTCATTCCGAAGAACTCCGGATGCGGAATCGCAATGCGTGGGGCACATCGCGATTTTGTCCTGCTGGTGGCGGATTTCAGCAAGCTATGATCGCATGCGGAGCTGCCAAGGCTCTGCGCGACCTGGCAGTCTGGAGCCGCGAAGGGCTGGATGTCTCGTGCGTTTCCCCGTGGAGAGAATTTACCTCATGTATTTGCAACAAAGCTGGTTCCTGGCGGCGATTGGGATCGCTTGCTTGTCGTGCGATCGGTTATCGGCCCAAGCGACTCCCAATGCGCCTCTGCCATCGTCGGAGGAAAATGCGCTCGGCGTCGAAGGGTTTGCTCAATCCGGCGACGTCCGCATTCATTACGTAACCGCCGGTGAAGGCCCGCTGGTAGTGATGATCCACGGCTTTCCGGACTATTGGTACACGTGGCGCGAGCAGATGCCAGCGCTGGCCGAGAAGTTTCAGGTCGTCGCCATCGACCAGCGTGGTTACAACAAGAGCGATCAGCCCGTGGGCGTGGAGAATTACTCGCTCGACAAGCTGGTGGGCGATGTGCGCGCGGTGATCAAGCACTTCCAGCGGGACAAGGCCGTCATCGTCGGGCACGATTGGGGGGGAATGGTGGCATGGTCCTTCGCTATGACGCACCCGGAGATGACGGACCGCCTGGTAATTCTGAACTTGCCGCATCCCAATGGTTTACTTCGGGAGTTGGCA
Above is a window of Planctomycetia bacterium DNA encoding:
- a CDS encoding alpha/beta hydrolase — protein: MYLQQSWFLAAIGIACLSCDRLSAQATPNAPLPSSEENALGVEGFAQSGDVRIHYVTAGEGPLVVMIHGFPDYWYTWREQMPALAEKFQVVAIDQRGYNKSDQPVGVENYSLDKLVGDVRAVIKHFQRDKAVIVGHDWGGMVAWSFAMTHPEMTDRLVILNLPHPNGLLRELANSPQQQKNSAYARQFQTPEAASQLTAEGQAAWVRDEAARKQYVEAFRRSSFEGMLNYYKANYPREPYVAPTTAGPKVKCPVLMFYGLQDQALLPDALNGTWRWVERDLTIVTVPEANHWVQQDASDLVTRTMVDWLNR